A single window of Nicotiana sylvestris chromosome 3, ASM39365v2, whole genome shotgun sequence DNA harbors:
- the LOC104226285 gene encoding bifunctional aspartokinase/homoserine dehydrogenase, chloroplastic-like isoform X3: protein MTQFVNTGDYGDKELFCLLNMGVDFSSQWGRRESSKFSISAAVTSKEYSLDGALENTQLPKGDCWSVHKFGGTCVGTSERIGNVADIIIADQSERKLAVVSAMSKVTDMMYDLIYKAQSRDDSYLTALDAVLEKHKLAAVDLLDGDELASFSSKLHHDINNLKAMLRAIYIAGHATESFSDFVVGHGELWSAQLLASAVRKNGVECSWMDTREVLVVNPTGSNQVDPDYLKSEERLAKWYSNNPSKTIIATGFIASTPQNIPTTLKRDGSDFSAAIMGALLKARQVTIWTDVDGVYSADPRKVSEAVILKTLSYQEAWEMSYFGANVLHPRTIVPVMQYDIPIVIKNIFNLSAPGTMICRSSGDEHEDGQKVESLVKGFATIDNVAIVNVEGTGMAGVPGTASAIFSAVKDVGANVIMISQASSEHSVCFAVPEKEVKAVADVLESRFGQALSAGRLSQIAVIPNCSILAAVGQRMASTPGVSATLFTALAKANINIRAIAQGCTEYNITVVVKREDCVRALRAVHSKFYLSRTIIAVGIVGPGLIGATLLDQLKDQTAVLKEKFNIDLRVMGITGSRTMLLSESGIDLSKWRELLSLRGEMADLSKFVHHVRGNHFIPNTVLVDCTADSHIASHYYDWLHKGIHVVTPNKKANSGPLDQYLKLRALQRQSYTHYFYEATVGAGLPIISTLRGLLETGDKILRIEGIFSGTLSYIFNNFAGSTAFSQVLKEAKEAGYTEPDPRDDLSGTDVARKVIILARESGLHLELSDIPVQSLVPEPLRDCASAEEFMQQLPQFDQQLAKQRQNAEDAREVLRYVGVVDVVNGKGTVELRRYSKEHPFAQLSGSDNIIAFTTERYATQPLIVRGPGAGAEVTAGGVFCDILRLASYLGAPS, encoded by the exons ATGACTCAATTTGTGAATACAGGTGACTATGGAGATAAGGAGCTCTTTTGCTTGTTAAATATGGG agTGGATTTTAGTTCACAATGGGGAAGAAGAGAATCATCAAAGTTCAGCATAAGTGCTGCTGTGACGAGCAAAG AATACTCGTTGGATGGGGCACTAGAAAATACTCAGCTCCCGAAGGGCGATTGCTGGTCTGTTCATAAATTTGGTGGTACCTGTGTGGGAACATCTGAAAGAATTGGTAATGTAGCTGACATAATAATTGCAGATCAATCAGAGAGAAAGTTGGCAGTGGTATCTGCAATGTCAAAAGTCACAGATATGATGTATGATCTGATTTACAAAGCGCAGTCTCGAGATGACTCGTACCTGACCGCACTTGATGCTGTTCTAGAGAAACATAAATTAGCAGCTGTTGATCTACTTGATGGAGATGAACTAGCTAGTTTTTCATCAAAACTGCACCATGACATCAACAACCTTAAAGCCATGCTCCGTGCAATATATATTG CTGGTCATGCAACAGAATCTTTTTCCGATTTTGTTGTAGGGCATGGGGAGTTGTGGTCTGCTCAGTTATTGGCATCTGCTGTCAGAAAG AATGGTGTAGAGTGTAGCTGGATGGACACAAGGGAAGTGCTTGTTGTGAACCCAACAGGTTCTAACCAAGTTGATCCAGATTATTTGAAATCAGAGGAGAGACTTGCGAAATGGTATTCTAACAATCCATCTAAAACAATCATTGCAACTGGCTTTATAGCTAGCACGCCTCAGAATATTCCTACGACTTTGAAGAGAGATGGTAGTGACTTCTCCGCTGCTATTATGGGGGCTCTTCTAAAAGCACGTCAAGTTACAATTTGGACAGATGTTGATGGCGTGTATAGTGCAGATCCTAGAAAAG TTAGTGAAGCAGTAATACTGAAGACACTGTCTTATCAAGAGGCATGGGAAATG TCCTATTTTGGTGCCAATGTCTTACATCCTCGAACAATTGTTCCAGTGATGCAATATGACATTCCAATTGTTATAAAAAATATCTTCAACCTTTCTGCACCTGGAACAATGATCTGCCGATCCTCTGGCGATGAACATGAAGATGGACAAAAAGTGGAGTCCCTTGTGAAAGGATTTGCAACAATTGACAATGTAGCCATTGTGAATGTTGAGGG AACTGGAATGGCTGGTGTTCCTGGTACGGCTAGTGCCATTTTTAGTGCAGTAAAAGATGTCGGTGCTAATGTAATCATGATATCCCAG GCTAGTAGTGAGCATTCAGTGTGCTTTGCTGTACCTGAGAAAGAAGTAAAAGCCGTTGCAGATGTTTTGGAGTCTAGGTTTGGTCAGGCTTTGAGTGCAGGGCGACTTTCTCAG ATTGCAGTAATTCCCAATTGTAGCATTTTGGCAGCTGTTGGTCAGAGAATGGCAAGCACTCCCGGAGTTAGTGCTACACTTTTCACTGCACTTGCAAAG GCTAATATCAACATCCGTGCTATAGCTCAGGGCTGCACGGAGTACAACATCACAGTAGTTGTTAAGCGAGAAGATTGTGTAAGGGCTTTACGTGCTGTGCACTCAAAATTCTATTTGTCAAGAACAATAATTGCTGTGGGCATTGTTGGACCTGGATTAATTGGAGCTACATTGCTTGACCAATTAAAAGATCAG ACAGCTGTCTTAAAGGAGAAATTCAACATTGACTTACGTGTGATGGGAATAACTGGATCGAGGACAATGCTACTGAGCGAGTC GGGTATTGACTTGTCTAAATGGAGGGAGCTGCTAAGTCTAAGAGGAGAAATGGCCGACTTGAGTAAGTTTGTTCACCATGTACGTGGAAATCATTTCATCCCAAACACTGTGTTGGTGGACTGCACTGCAGACTCTCATATAGCAAGCCATTACTATGACTGGTTGCATAAAGGAATACATGTTGTCACACCAAATAAAAAGGCTAATTCAGGACCACTAGACCAG TACTTGAAGCTGAGAGCTCTACAGCGACAATCATATACACATTACTTCTATGAAGCTACTGTTGGAGCTGGTCTACCAATTATAAGCACCTTACGTGGACTTCTTGAAACTGGGGACAAGATATTGCGGATTGAGGGCATTTTTAG TGGAACTTTGAGTTACATATTTAATAACTTTGCGGGCTCAACAGCGTTCAGCCAAGTGTTGAAGGAGGCAAAAGAGGCGGGTTATACTGAACCAGATCCAAGGGATGACCTATCTGGAACAGATGTTGCCAGAAAG GTGATAATTCTTGCTAGGGAAAGTGGGCTACATCTAGAGCTTTCAGATATCCCTGTTCAGAGCCTTGTGCCTGAACCATTACGG GATTGTGCATCTGCTGAGGAGTTTATGCAGCAGTTGCCACAATTTGATCAACAATTGGCTAAGCAGAGGCAAAATGCTGAAGATGCCCGGGAA GTTTTGAGATATGTTGGAGTTGTGGATGTTGTAAACGGAAAAGGGACTGTTGAGCTGCGAAGATACAGTAAGGAGCACCCATTTGCGCAACTCTCTGGATCAGATAACATAATTGCATTCACAACTGAAAGATATGCGACGCAACCTCTAATAGTGCGTGGTCCTGGTGCTGGTGCTGAAGTGACAGCCGGTGGAGTATTCTGTGACATCTTACGACTGGCATCATATCTTGGTGCCCCATCATAA
- the LOC104226285 gene encoding bifunctional aspartokinase/homoserine dehydrogenase, chloroplastic-like isoform X1 has translation MAFSSPVSPSYSSCHHLSSNFNAKGKKLPTIHKIYPFFLLQRSPFLKVDFSSQWGRRESSKFSISAAVTSKEYSLDGALENTQLPKGDCWSVHKFGGTCVGTSERIGNVADIIIADQSERKLAVVSAMSKVTDMMYDLIYKAQSRDDSYLTALDAVLEKHKLAAVDLLDGDELASFSSKLHHDINNLKAMLRAIYIAGHATESFSDFVVGHGELWSAQLLASAVRKNGVECSWMDTREVLVVNPTGSNQVDPDYLKSEERLAKWYSNNPSKTIIATGFIASTPQNIPTTLKRDGSDFSAAIMGALLKARQVTIWTDVDGVYSADPRKVSEAVILKTLSYQEAWEMSYFGANVLHPRTIVPVMQYDIPIVIKNIFNLSAPGTMICRSSGDEHEDGQKVESLVKGFATIDNVAIVNVEGTGMAGVPGTASAIFSAVKDVGANVIMISQASSEHSVCFAVPEKEVKAVADVLESRFGQALSAGRLSQIAVIPNCSILAAVGQRMASTPGVSATLFTALAKANINIRAIAQGCTEYNITVVVKREDCVRALRAVHSKFYLSRTIIAVGIVGPGLIGATLLDQLKDQTAVLKEKFNIDLRVMGITGSRTMLLSESGIDLSKWRELLSLRGEMADLSKFVHHVRGNHFIPNTVLVDCTADSHIASHYYDWLHKGIHVVTPNKKANSGPLDQYLKLRALQRQSYTHYFYEATVGAGLPIISTLRGLLETGDKILRIEGIFSGTLSYIFNNFAGSTAFSQVLKEAKEAGYTEPDPRDDLSGTDVARKVIILARESGLHLELSDIPVQSLVPEPLRDCASAEEFMQQLPQFDQQLAKQRQNAEDAREVLRYVGVVDVVNGKGTVELRRYSKEHPFAQLSGSDNIIAFTTERYATQPLIVRGPGAGAEVTAGGVFCDILRLASYLGAPS, from the exons ATGGCATTCTCATCTCCTGTTTCTCCGTCTTATTCTTCATGCCATCATCTCTCCTCAAATTTCAACGCCAAGGGGAAGAAGCTTCCCACCATTCACAAGATCTACCCCTTTTTTCTCCTCCAACGCTCTCCTTTTCTCAA agTGGATTTTAGTTCACAATGGGGAAGAAGAGAATCATCAAAGTTCAGCATAAGTGCTGCTGTGACGAGCAAAG AATACTCGTTGGATGGGGCACTAGAAAATACTCAGCTCCCGAAGGGCGATTGCTGGTCTGTTCATAAATTTGGTGGTACCTGTGTGGGAACATCTGAAAGAATTGGTAATGTAGCTGACATAATAATTGCAGATCAATCAGAGAGAAAGTTGGCAGTGGTATCTGCAATGTCAAAAGTCACAGATATGATGTATGATCTGATTTACAAAGCGCAGTCTCGAGATGACTCGTACCTGACCGCACTTGATGCTGTTCTAGAGAAACATAAATTAGCAGCTGTTGATCTACTTGATGGAGATGAACTAGCTAGTTTTTCATCAAAACTGCACCATGACATCAACAACCTTAAAGCCATGCTCCGTGCAATATATATTG CTGGTCATGCAACAGAATCTTTTTCCGATTTTGTTGTAGGGCATGGGGAGTTGTGGTCTGCTCAGTTATTGGCATCTGCTGTCAGAAAG AATGGTGTAGAGTGTAGCTGGATGGACACAAGGGAAGTGCTTGTTGTGAACCCAACAGGTTCTAACCAAGTTGATCCAGATTATTTGAAATCAGAGGAGAGACTTGCGAAATGGTATTCTAACAATCCATCTAAAACAATCATTGCAACTGGCTTTATAGCTAGCACGCCTCAGAATATTCCTACGACTTTGAAGAGAGATGGTAGTGACTTCTCCGCTGCTATTATGGGGGCTCTTCTAAAAGCACGTCAAGTTACAATTTGGACAGATGTTGATGGCGTGTATAGTGCAGATCCTAGAAAAG TTAGTGAAGCAGTAATACTGAAGACACTGTCTTATCAAGAGGCATGGGAAATG TCCTATTTTGGTGCCAATGTCTTACATCCTCGAACAATTGTTCCAGTGATGCAATATGACATTCCAATTGTTATAAAAAATATCTTCAACCTTTCTGCACCTGGAACAATGATCTGCCGATCCTCTGGCGATGAACATGAAGATGGACAAAAAGTGGAGTCCCTTGTGAAAGGATTTGCAACAATTGACAATGTAGCCATTGTGAATGTTGAGGG AACTGGAATGGCTGGTGTTCCTGGTACGGCTAGTGCCATTTTTAGTGCAGTAAAAGATGTCGGTGCTAATGTAATCATGATATCCCAG GCTAGTAGTGAGCATTCAGTGTGCTTTGCTGTACCTGAGAAAGAAGTAAAAGCCGTTGCAGATGTTTTGGAGTCTAGGTTTGGTCAGGCTTTGAGTGCAGGGCGACTTTCTCAG ATTGCAGTAATTCCCAATTGTAGCATTTTGGCAGCTGTTGGTCAGAGAATGGCAAGCACTCCCGGAGTTAGTGCTACACTTTTCACTGCACTTGCAAAG GCTAATATCAACATCCGTGCTATAGCTCAGGGCTGCACGGAGTACAACATCACAGTAGTTGTTAAGCGAGAAGATTGTGTAAGGGCTTTACGTGCTGTGCACTCAAAATTCTATTTGTCAAGAACAATAATTGCTGTGGGCATTGTTGGACCTGGATTAATTGGAGCTACATTGCTTGACCAATTAAAAGATCAG ACAGCTGTCTTAAAGGAGAAATTCAACATTGACTTACGTGTGATGGGAATAACTGGATCGAGGACAATGCTACTGAGCGAGTC GGGTATTGACTTGTCTAAATGGAGGGAGCTGCTAAGTCTAAGAGGAGAAATGGCCGACTTGAGTAAGTTTGTTCACCATGTACGTGGAAATCATTTCATCCCAAACACTGTGTTGGTGGACTGCACTGCAGACTCTCATATAGCAAGCCATTACTATGACTGGTTGCATAAAGGAATACATGTTGTCACACCAAATAAAAAGGCTAATTCAGGACCACTAGACCAG TACTTGAAGCTGAGAGCTCTACAGCGACAATCATATACACATTACTTCTATGAAGCTACTGTTGGAGCTGGTCTACCAATTATAAGCACCTTACGTGGACTTCTTGAAACTGGGGACAAGATATTGCGGATTGAGGGCATTTTTAG TGGAACTTTGAGTTACATATTTAATAACTTTGCGGGCTCAACAGCGTTCAGCCAAGTGTTGAAGGAGGCAAAAGAGGCGGGTTATACTGAACCAGATCCAAGGGATGACCTATCTGGAACAGATGTTGCCAGAAAG GTGATAATTCTTGCTAGGGAAAGTGGGCTACATCTAGAGCTTTCAGATATCCCTGTTCAGAGCCTTGTGCCTGAACCATTACGG GATTGTGCATCTGCTGAGGAGTTTATGCAGCAGTTGCCACAATTTGATCAACAATTGGCTAAGCAGAGGCAAAATGCTGAAGATGCCCGGGAA GTTTTGAGATATGTTGGAGTTGTGGATGTTGTAAACGGAAAAGGGACTGTTGAGCTGCGAAGATACAGTAAGGAGCACCCATTTGCGCAACTCTCTGGATCAGATAACATAATTGCATTCACAACTGAAAGATATGCGACGCAACCTCTAATAGTGCGTGGTCCTGGTGCTGGTGCTGAAGTGACAGCCGGTGGAGTATTCTGTGACATCTTACGACTGGCATCATATCTTGGTGCCCCATCATAA
- the LOC104226285 gene encoding bifunctional aspartokinase/homoserine dehydrogenase, chloroplastic-like isoform X2, with translation MHNNKRCQKEKQQQKEYKDHSCKDPQPRNIRVDFSSQWGRRESSKFSISAAVTSKEYSLDGALENTQLPKGDCWSVHKFGGTCVGTSERIGNVADIIIADQSERKLAVVSAMSKVTDMMYDLIYKAQSRDDSYLTALDAVLEKHKLAAVDLLDGDELASFSSKLHHDINNLKAMLRAIYIAGHATESFSDFVVGHGELWSAQLLASAVRKNGVECSWMDTREVLVVNPTGSNQVDPDYLKSEERLAKWYSNNPSKTIIATGFIASTPQNIPTTLKRDGSDFSAAIMGALLKARQVTIWTDVDGVYSADPRKVSEAVILKTLSYQEAWEMSYFGANVLHPRTIVPVMQYDIPIVIKNIFNLSAPGTMICRSSGDEHEDGQKVESLVKGFATIDNVAIVNVEGTGMAGVPGTASAIFSAVKDVGANVIMISQASSEHSVCFAVPEKEVKAVADVLESRFGQALSAGRLSQIAVIPNCSILAAVGQRMASTPGVSATLFTALAKANINIRAIAQGCTEYNITVVVKREDCVRALRAVHSKFYLSRTIIAVGIVGPGLIGATLLDQLKDQTAVLKEKFNIDLRVMGITGSRTMLLSESGIDLSKWRELLSLRGEMADLSKFVHHVRGNHFIPNTVLVDCTADSHIASHYYDWLHKGIHVVTPNKKANSGPLDQYLKLRALQRQSYTHYFYEATVGAGLPIISTLRGLLETGDKILRIEGIFSGTLSYIFNNFAGSTAFSQVLKEAKEAGYTEPDPRDDLSGTDVARKVIILARESGLHLELSDIPVQSLVPEPLRDCASAEEFMQQLPQFDQQLAKQRQNAEDAREVLRYVGVVDVVNGKGTVELRRYSKEHPFAQLSGSDNIIAFTTERYATQPLIVRGPGAGAEVTAGGVFCDILRLASYLGAPS, from the exons atgcataacaacaaaagatgccagaaagaaaaacaacaacagaAGGAATATAAGGACCACAGTTGTAAGGACCCTCAACCTCGAAACATAAG agTGGATTTTAGTTCACAATGGGGAAGAAGAGAATCATCAAAGTTCAGCATAAGTGCTGCTGTGACGAGCAAAG AATACTCGTTGGATGGGGCACTAGAAAATACTCAGCTCCCGAAGGGCGATTGCTGGTCTGTTCATAAATTTGGTGGTACCTGTGTGGGAACATCTGAAAGAATTGGTAATGTAGCTGACATAATAATTGCAGATCAATCAGAGAGAAAGTTGGCAGTGGTATCTGCAATGTCAAAAGTCACAGATATGATGTATGATCTGATTTACAAAGCGCAGTCTCGAGATGACTCGTACCTGACCGCACTTGATGCTGTTCTAGAGAAACATAAATTAGCAGCTGTTGATCTACTTGATGGAGATGAACTAGCTAGTTTTTCATCAAAACTGCACCATGACATCAACAACCTTAAAGCCATGCTCCGTGCAATATATATTG CTGGTCATGCAACAGAATCTTTTTCCGATTTTGTTGTAGGGCATGGGGAGTTGTGGTCTGCTCAGTTATTGGCATCTGCTGTCAGAAAG AATGGTGTAGAGTGTAGCTGGATGGACACAAGGGAAGTGCTTGTTGTGAACCCAACAGGTTCTAACCAAGTTGATCCAGATTATTTGAAATCAGAGGAGAGACTTGCGAAATGGTATTCTAACAATCCATCTAAAACAATCATTGCAACTGGCTTTATAGCTAGCACGCCTCAGAATATTCCTACGACTTTGAAGAGAGATGGTAGTGACTTCTCCGCTGCTATTATGGGGGCTCTTCTAAAAGCACGTCAAGTTACAATTTGGACAGATGTTGATGGCGTGTATAGTGCAGATCCTAGAAAAG TTAGTGAAGCAGTAATACTGAAGACACTGTCTTATCAAGAGGCATGGGAAATG TCCTATTTTGGTGCCAATGTCTTACATCCTCGAACAATTGTTCCAGTGATGCAATATGACATTCCAATTGTTATAAAAAATATCTTCAACCTTTCTGCACCTGGAACAATGATCTGCCGATCCTCTGGCGATGAACATGAAGATGGACAAAAAGTGGAGTCCCTTGTGAAAGGATTTGCAACAATTGACAATGTAGCCATTGTGAATGTTGAGGG AACTGGAATGGCTGGTGTTCCTGGTACGGCTAGTGCCATTTTTAGTGCAGTAAAAGATGTCGGTGCTAATGTAATCATGATATCCCAG GCTAGTAGTGAGCATTCAGTGTGCTTTGCTGTACCTGAGAAAGAAGTAAAAGCCGTTGCAGATGTTTTGGAGTCTAGGTTTGGTCAGGCTTTGAGTGCAGGGCGACTTTCTCAG ATTGCAGTAATTCCCAATTGTAGCATTTTGGCAGCTGTTGGTCAGAGAATGGCAAGCACTCCCGGAGTTAGTGCTACACTTTTCACTGCACTTGCAAAG GCTAATATCAACATCCGTGCTATAGCTCAGGGCTGCACGGAGTACAACATCACAGTAGTTGTTAAGCGAGAAGATTGTGTAAGGGCTTTACGTGCTGTGCACTCAAAATTCTATTTGTCAAGAACAATAATTGCTGTGGGCATTGTTGGACCTGGATTAATTGGAGCTACATTGCTTGACCAATTAAAAGATCAG ACAGCTGTCTTAAAGGAGAAATTCAACATTGACTTACGTGTGATGGGAATAACTGGATCGAGGACAATGCTACTGAGCGAGTC GGGTATTGACTTGTCTAAATGGAGGGAGCTGCTAAGTCTAAGAGGAGAAATGGCCGACTTGAGTAAGTTTGTTCACCATGTACGTGGAAATCATTTCATCCCAAACACTGTGTTGGTGGACTGCACTGCAGACTCTCATATAGCAAGCCATTACTATGACTGGTTGCATAAAGGAATACATGTTGTCACACCAAATAAAAAGGCTAATTCAGGACCACTAGACCAG TACTTGAAGCTGAGAGCTCTACAGCGACAATCATATACACATTACTTCTATGAAGCTACTGTTGGAGCTGGTCTACCAATTATAAGCACCTTACGTGGACTTCTTGAAACTGGGGACAAGATATTGCGGATTGAGGGCATTTTTAG TGGAACTTTGAGTTACATATTTAATAACTTTGCGGGCTCAACAGCGTTCAGCCAAGTGTTGAAGGAGGCAAAAGAGGCGGGTTATACTGAACCAGATCCAAGGGATGACCTATCTGGAACAGATGTTGCCAGAAAG GTGATAATTCTTGCTAGGGAAAGTGGGCTACATCTAGAGCTTTCAGATATCCCTGTTCAGAGCCTTGTGCCTGAACCATTACGG GATTGTGCATCTGCTGAGGAGTTTATGCAGCAGTTGCCACAATTTGATCAACAATTGGCTAAGCAGAGGCAAAATGCTGAAGATGCCCGGGAA GTTTTGAGATATGTTGGAGTTGTGGATGTTGTAAACGGAAAAGGGACTGTTGAGCTGCGAAGATACAGTAAGGAGCACCCATTTGCGCAACTCTCTGGATCAGATAACATAATTGCATTCACAACTGAAAGATATGCGACGCAACCTCTAATAGTGCGTGGTCCTGGTGCTGGTGCTGAAGTGACAGCCGGTGGAGTATTCTGTGACATCTTACGACTGGCATCATATCTTGGTGCCCCATCATAA